The nucleotide window TGACAATTAAAGATCTAGTCGGAAATTATACTATAATTGGGAGTAATCAAGACACAGAAGAAAGTACCTATAAAGGCATTCTCAGCTTAAGTTTAGATGATAATAATAGAATTATTGCTAAGTGGATTATTAATAATGATCAAGAGCAATATGGATCAGGTTTTTTTAAAGATTCTATTTTGGTTATTAACTTTAATTATCTTGGAGAGAATCAAATTATTTATAAAGGAGTTGTGGTTTACAGATGTATAAATAAAGACATACTAGATGGTTTTTGGTCTGAAAAGCACGGAAACCCATTATATTTAGGTGAAGAACGATGTTTTAGAATAAAAGATGAAAATGAACTTTTAAATTAAATGAATACGATGCAATGTCCATGTAATCCATCTATAAAATATAAAAATTGCTGTCAAAAAGCACATCAAAATATTAACTTAGCTATATCTGCTGAAAATTTAATGCGCTCAAGATACAGTGCTTTTGTACTAGGTAATATTGATTATCTACAAAAGAGTCATCATAGCAGTACAAGACCAAATAAAAAAGAGAAAAAAGAAATTTTAAAATGGTCTAAATCGGTTCAATGGATTAAACTTGAAGTTTTAAAAACATTTAGAGGTACTTCTATCGATAGTGTTGGAAATGTAGAATTCAAAGCTTTTTTTATGGAAAATGGGAAAATAGAAGTTATCCATGAAAACTCTCTTTTCCATAAAGAAAATAATCATTGGGTTTATGTAGAGGCTATATAAAACACTCATTTACAAAAATTTTAACATAATTTAACATTTTAATTTGTAACAAGATCAAGTTTTATTCTTCTTAATTATATATACGTATTACAATATAGTGTTGAGAGGAGAGGTTTTCTTATTGAAGTTGGCCTTTCCTCTTTCCCTTTTTAATATTTTCATATTAACTAAAAAACTACAACTATCTAGTTAACCACATTTAACTTTACATGGATAAAAACAATCATAAACACTATTAAATCAACTACTTATACTAATTTTAACATTTAAGTTGTAACAATTTTAAGTTTCAATCTTCTAACTTATATATACGTGTTACAATATAGCGTTGAGAGGAGAGGTTTTCTTATTAAAGTTGGCCTTTCCTCTTTCCCTTTTTAATATAGTCATATTAACTAAAAAACTACAACTGTCTATTCAATCACTTTTAAATTTACAAGCAGAAAAAAAACATAAACACTATTAAATCAACTACTTATATTAATTTTAACATTTAAGTTGTAACAATTTTAAGTTTCAATCTTCTAATATATATACGTATTACAATATAGCGTTGAGAGGAGAGGTTTTCTTATTAAAGTTGGCCTTTCCTCTTCCCCTTTTTAATATGTAATGTTTATTGAAAAAGTAACAGCCAATTATTTTATAATTATAAATTAAAAAAGCTGAATAATTTTAAATTATTCAGCTTTTTATAAAAATTCTATATTTCAGTTAAAGAGAGTTTTTTTGTGCTCTTTAAAACCTATATGATAATCCAACTATAATTTGGTTTACTCTTGTATCAAAATTAACATTTGGAGCTCCATTACTATTAATTAATTGTGATTCAGTATCTGAAAAAGCTCTTTCCCATCTTACATCTAATCCTATCTTACCTAATTCAACACCAGCACCTAATTGAAGTCCAACTGTAAAACCACTTACATCAGTTTTTACATCGTTTAAACTTTTTAAACTAAAATCCCCATCAATAATGTATTGAAAAGATGGACCTACAAAAACATGGGCTACCTTTAAAAATTTTTTACCTAATAATACAGGTATATCAATTTTTTGAAAATTATAACTAGCTATTTCATCTGAATTTTTAGCTGATATTTCACTTTTTAAAGATGTATATACCAACTCAGGCTGAACATACAAACCAATTACAGGAATTTTTATACGTGATAAAACCCCAATATGAAATCCAGTTTTACTCTTAGCACCGTCTAAAACATCTGTTTTTACCTCTTGAAAAGAATCAGAATTGTAATTAATCCCCCCTTTAATACCAAACTGTATTTGTGATTGAGAAACTTGAACAACTCCTAATAAAAACAAAACTAATATTGCTATTTTTTTCATAATCTAAATAATTTAAATTTATTTGTTTAACGAATTTTAATTTATATTATTTTCTTTTAATTACTTTTTCTACGGCAGCAATGATAGCCACATCATTTAATCCGTACTTCGCCATTAACTGATCTGGTGTTGCAGATTCACCAAAACTATCATTAACAGCTACAAATTCTTGAGGTGAAGGATTATTTGTAGCTAAACAACGTGCTACACTCTCTCCCAAGCCTCCATATTTATTATGTTCTTCTGCAGTTACTACACAACCAGTTTTAGCTACAGATTCTAAAATAGCTTCTTCATCTAAAGGCTTTATAGTATGTATGTTTATAACTTCAGCAGATATTCCTTTTTCTTCTAGTTGTTCTGCAGCTTGTAATGCTTCCCATACTAAATGACCTGTAGCTACTATTGTAACATCAGTACCTTCAGTAAGCTTAATTGCTTTCCCAATAACAAATGGTTCATCTGTCATAAATACAGGTACTTTTGGTCGTCCAAAACGTAAATATACAGGGCCTTCATGCTCAGCTATAGCAAGAGTAGCTGCTTTAGTTTGACTATAATCACAAGTATTAATTACTGTCATACCTGGTAACATTTTCATTAATCCAATATCTTCTAATATTTGGTGTGTAGCTCCGTCTTCTCCTAAAGTAAGACCTGCATGCGATGCACATACTTTTACATTTTTATCAGAATACGCTATAGATTGACGAATTTGATCGTATACACGACCTGTTGAAAAGTTAGCAAAGGTTCCTGTAAATGGAATTTTTCCTCCAATAGTAAGCCCAGCTGCGATTCCCATCATATTTGCTTCAGCAATTCCAACTTGATAAAAACGTTCTGGATGATTTTTTTCAAAATCATTCATCTTTAACGAACCGGTTAAATCGGCACATAGAGCTACGACATTAGGATTTGTTTTTCCTAATTCAGTTAACCCATCGCCAAATCCTGAACGGGTATCTTTTTTTTCAGTGTAAGTATATTTCTTCATTAGTATGTGTTGTAAATACGGTTCAAAAATAATCTTTTAAAAAATAATTAAGTTATAATTTCATTAATTCTTTATAAAGTTTATGAACAGGGAACCCCATAACAGTAAAATAACTACCTTCAATTTTAGTTATTCCTATTTTTCCTATCCATTCTTGAATCCCATAAGCTCCTGCTTTATCATACGGTTTGTATGTAGTAATGTAATAATCAATCTCTTCTTTTGTTAATTTTTTAAAATATACTTTTACTGAATCGTTAATTACTTTCTTAAAATTTTTATTTAAAATACAAACAGATGTAATTACCTCGTGCACGTTATTTGATAACCTGCTAAGCATATCAAAAGCATCTTCATAATTTTTAGGTTTCCCTAGTGCAATATCATCTATCCATACAATAGTATCAGAAGTAATAATTAATTCATCTTTTTCTATACTTTTCTCAAAAGCTTTAGACTTCAATTCAGCTAAAAAATCAGTAATTTCATACGATTTTAAATTATTTGGATACACTTCATCTACCTCTTTAAGTTTAATTGTAAAATCGACATCCAAATCTTTCAAAAGCTCGTGCCTTCTAGGTGAACCTGAAGCTAAAATAACTTTATAGTTTTTTAATTTATTTGATAACATATTTAAAATAGTAAGCAATAATAGGAATACTCATAACAGCTAAAGTGTAAACTATATTAGATTTTTTTAGCAAAGCCTTATAGTCATTATCACTTCTTGCACTTAATAAATAATAAATGAAGTATAATTCAGGAAAGGTACCTAATAATAAAATTGTTGAGAGTATAAATTTATTTTGAATAAATGAAATTGCAAATCCCAATACAACTATACTTGTTAAAATTGAAATAATTAAAATCATTGTTTTTGTTCTTCTTCTCCCTAAAACTATTGGAATTGTTTGGTGATTATAAGTATAATCATGATTAATATTTATAATATCTTTTATACTTTCCCTAACAATATTCCCCATAAATGATAGCGAAATATAGAATATCGTTATAAGTTGAAATTTAAATAATAACTCCCATTGTTCTGTTGTTAAATTCACGGGTAAATCACACCACCATACTAAAAGTACACTATATGCCTTAATAAATGAATTTATAATGTTGGTGAAAATTGTTTTTTTTAAAACATACAAAGAATATAAAGCTATTACACACATATTAAAAACACCAATAAAACCATAATAAGGTTTATTGATATTAAAAGACAATATAAAACCTATAAAAACACTAGTAAGAGCTATAATAACCCCTATTTTTTTTGCCTTCTGAATTGGATACTTTGGAAATTTAACTTCCTTCTTTCTTGCGTAATAGTTTATTAAAAAACCGGCAGCTAATACTCCAACTGTAGATAATTGTAGTAAAAATAAATCAAAAAAAGAAAGTTTGGTTTTAAAACCATAACCATGTAAAAAAAACATTTTAAATAAAAACTGAATAAATGCTATGTACAATAGATTTTTCCATTTTATAATATTTAAAAAAATTTTAGTCATTAATTAAAATTCTTTTTTATTCTAGCTAAATCTCTTTTGCTATCACGATCTTTCATCGTTTCCCTTTTATCATGTGTCTTCTTACCTTTTGCTAAAGCTACGTCTAATTTAGCCCAGCCATTTTCATTAATAAAAAGTCTTAAAGGAACAATTGTATTCCCTTTAGCTTCAACTTCTCTAGCTAATTTTTTCAACTCTCTTTTATTCAATAACAAACGCCTTTCACTTTTAGGATTGTGATTAAATTGATTACCGAAAGCATACTCTTCAATATACATATTAATAACAAAAAGTTCTCCTTTATCATTAAATTCACAAAAACTTTCTGTAATTCTTGCTTTGCTATGACGTATCGACTTTATTTCCGTTCCAGTAAGCTGAATTCCTGCAGTATATTTATCTATAATCTCGTATTCAAAACGAGCTTTTTTATTCTGTATGTTTATATTTTTTTGCATAATCAAAAACAAATATACTTATAAATTTAAGGTTTAAAGTAAAAATAATAAACTATGGTTAATAGGCACATTTTAAGTATTCTTTTTCGTTTTTTTTTAATTAAAAATAAATAATTATAATAAATCTTATTTTAAAAGCACAAAAAAATGCTCTGAAATAAATTCAGAGCATTTTAGATATTCACATATGTTTTATGCTTATTCAGCCATTATAGCTTCAGCTACTTTTTTATAAGTACCATTTTCAAGTTTCTCTCTAATTGCAGAAAAAGCTATTATAGTTTCTTCTACATCTTCTACTGTATGACGAGCTGTTGGTATTAATCGTAATATAATCAATCCTTTTGGTATTACTGGATACACTACTATTGAACAAAATACTCCATGATTTTCACGTAAATCTTGAACCATAGCCATAGCTTCTGGTATTTCTCCTTTTAAATACACAGGAGTAATACATGTTTGAGTAGTACCTAAATCGAAACCAGCGTTACGTAAGCCAGATTGTAATGCATTCGTTATTTTCCATAAGTTCTCTTTCAACTCTGGCATTGTACGAATCATATCTAAACGTTTTAATGCTCCTTTTACCATTGGCATTGGTAATGATTTTGCAAACATTTGAGATCGCATATTGTATTGAAGATATTGAATTACATCTTTATCTCCTGCAAAAAATGCACCTATACCCGCCATAGATTTTGCAAATGTTGCAAAATAAACATCAATACCATCTTGTACACCTTGTTCAAAACCAGTACCTCGACCTCCTTCTCCTAAGGTTCCAAAACCATGAGCATCATCTACTAATAAACGGAAATTATATTTTTCTTTTAAGGCAACTATCTCTGCTAAACGACCTTGTTCTCCTCTCATTCCAAATACACCTTCAGAAACTAACAAAATTCCTCCTCCAGTCTTTTCTGCCATTTTAGTTGCTCTCATCAAATTCTTTTCGCAACTCTCAATATCATTATGTCTATATACAAAACGTTTTCCTGCATGTAAACGAACTCCGTCAATAATACAAGCATGAGTATCCATATCATACACAATAATATCATCTTTTGATACTAAAGCATCAATAGCTGAAACCATACCTTGATATCCAAAATTCACTAAATAAGAAGATTCTTTCCCTACAAATTCAGCACACTCTTGCTCTAATTGCTCATGATATTTTGTATGCCCAGACATCATACGCGCTCCCATAGGGTATGCCATTCCGTCTTTAGCTGCAGAATCACCATCTACTTTCAATACATCAGGATGATTTGCTAAACCTAAATAATCGTTAATACTCCAAGTAATTACTTTTTTTCCATTGAAAGACATTCGGTTTGATATTGGCCCTTCTAATTTAGGAAACACATAATATCCTTCTGCAATATCAGCCCATTTTCCTAAAGGTCCTTTATCCCCTTTTATTCTTTCAAATAAATCTTTAATCATTTTTACCTTTTGTTTTATATGTTGCGAAAGTAAACTTTTTTAAGACCATATCAAAAAAACTTAACTTATCTCTTACTTCAGTTTCACTACTAAATCACTAGCATCAACCAAGGATCCTGCTTCTAATAGAACTTTATCAATAATACCTGAAGAAATAGCTGTTACTGTTGTTTCCATTTTCATGGCTTCAATAATAAATAACGGCTGATTTTCTTTTACTTCTTCTCCGTTTTTAACTAATACTGTTGACAATAAACCTTGCAAAGGAGCTCCTATTTGTTTTTCATCTTCTGCATCTGCTTTCACATTTTCTATTTTATCAACTTTTACGGAATTATCTTTAATAGATACATTTCTCATTTGTCCGTTAATCTTAAAGAAAACATTTATAAAGCCATTCTCATCTGGCTCGCTCTTTTGCATTAATGAAATTAACACTTTCTTTCCTGATTCAATATCAACCATAATTTCTTCCCCTACTTCCATTCCAAATAAAAAGTTTTTAGTTGGAATATTCATTACGTTACCAAATTTTAAATGGTTGTTATAGGCATCAGTAAACACTTTTGGATACAATTTAAATGATAAGAAATCAGTAATTTCTAACTCTCTTCCCATTCCTTTTCCAAATTGTCTTTTGAAATCTTTAAATTCTTTTTCAAAATCAATTGGCTCTAAATGTGCGTTTGGCCTATCTGTATACGGTTCTTCATTTTTTAAAATGATTTTTTGAAGTTTATCAGGAAAACCACCAACTGGCTGTCCTAAATCTCCTTTAAAAAAACTAATTACAGATTGTGGGAATGAAATAGTATCTCCTCTTTCCATTACATCTTTAACTGTTAAATCATTACTTATCATATATTGAGCCATATCACCTACCACTTTTGAACTAGGTGTTACTTTTACAATATCTCCAAACATTGTATTTACCTCTCCATACATTTTCGTTACCTCTGTAAACTTATCTTCCAACCCTAAAGCAATAGCTTGCCCTTTTAAATTTGAATATTGCCCTCCTGGAATTTCATGTTCATAAACTTCACCAGTTCCTGATTTTAATCCTGATTCGAAAGGATAGTAATATCCTCTTACTGCTTCCCAATAGTTCGAGTACTCTGATAATTTCTCGGTGTTTAAAAGATTTTCTCTTTCATTAAATCGTAACATTTCAACCATTGAGTTAAAATTTGGTTGTGATGTTAATCCAGACAATCCTCCTAATGCTACATCAACAACATCTACACCAGCTTCTATAGCCTTTAAATACGTTGCAGATTGAACCGAAGATGTATCGTGAGTATGTAAATGGATAGGAATATTAATTTCTGATTTTAATGCACTTATTAATTCATATGCTGCTTGTGGCTTTAATAACCCAGCCATATCTTTTACTCCTAAAATATGTGCTCCTGCGTTTTCTATATCTTTTGCTAATTGCAAGTAATATTTTAAATCATACTTAGTTTTATTTGGATTCAAAATATCCCCAGTATAACAAATAGAAGCTTCTGCTAATCCATTGGTTCTATTTCTTACATGTTTAATACATGGTTCTATAGATTTCATCCAGTTTAATGAATCAAAAATTCTAAAAACATCTACTCCAGTTTCCCATGATTTTTCTACAAATTTTTCAACTAAATTATCTGGATACGCTGTATATCCAACTCCATTAGACCCTCTAATTAACATTTGTAATAAAACATTAGGCATTGCTTTTCTTAATAATGCTAATCGTTCCCATGGATTTTCCTGTAAAAATCGTAAACAAACATCAAAAGTTGCACCTCCCCATACTTCCATACTAAATATCTCTGGATGATTCTTTGCATATCCTTCAGCTACTTTTAGCATATCTGTAGTTCTCATTCGTGTTGCCAACAAACTTTGATGTGCATCACGCATAGTTGTATCTGTAAAATGAATTTTCTTTTCATTCTTTAACCACTGTGCAAACTTTTCAGGTCCCAGCTCAGTTAATAAATCTTTGGTTCCTTTCGCATAATTTTCTGTTTTTGAAAACTTAGGAACCTTAGGTACAGTAAACTGATGACTTTTATTTATTTTTTTAACATCTGGGTTTCCATTTACAATTACCTCTCCTAAAAAATTAATGAGCTTATTAGCTCTGTTTTTAGGTTCTTTAAATTCAAATAGTTTAGGTTCATTTTTTATAAAATTAACTGTAACCTCTCCTTTTCTAAATGTTTCGTGATGTAATATATTTTCAAGAAAAGCTATATTTGTTTTTACACCTCTTACTCTAAACTCGACTAAAGCTCTTAACATCTTCCTACAAGCACCATCTAATGTTCTACTTCTTGCAGAAACTTTCACTAACATAGAATCAAAGAATGGCGATATTTTCACCCCTTGATATATACTTCCAGCATCTAATCTAATTCCAAATCCAGATGCACTTCTATACGTTGAAACTGTTCCATAATCTGGTTTGAAATCATTTGCAGGGTCTTCCGTTGTAACTCTACATTGTAATGCATATCCTGTAATTACAATTGACTCTTGACTTGGGATTTTTATTTGTTTATCTGCTAATTTATAACCTCCAGCTATAAACAGTTGCGTTTTCACTAAATCAATATTCGTTACCATTTCAGTAACAGTATGCTCTACCTGAATACGTGGATTTACTTCTATAAAATATACACTACCATCGTCATCTACCAAAAATTCAACAGTACCTATATTGTTATAGTTTACTGCTTTACAAATATCAATAGCATAAGTATATAAATCATTTTTAATTTTATCTGTTAAACCAAATGAAGGGGCAAATTCTATAACTTTTTGGTACCGTCTTTGAACAGAGCAATCTCTTTCATATAAATGCACAATGTTTCCATAAGTATCTGCAACTATTTGGATTTCTATATGCTTTGGGTTTTCAACATATTTTTCCAAGAAAACAGTATCATCTCCAAAAGCATTTAATGATTCTCTTCTTGCCTCTGGAAAAGATTTTTTCAACTCTTCATCACTTCTAATAACACGCATACCTCTACCTCCACCTCCAGAAGCTGCTTTTAACATAATTGGATATCCAATTTTTTTTGCTTCAGATAAAGCTATATCAATTGAGTTTAAATCTTCTTGACTGCTTTGAATAATTGGCACATTATTAGCAACTGCAACTTCTTTTGCTGTGATTTTATCTCCTAAAGCTTTTAATACCGACACTTTTGGTCCAATGAAAATAATTCCATTCTCTTCACATTTCTGGGCAAATTCAGCATTTTCAGATAAAAAACCATATCCAGGATGAATAGCATCTACATTATTTTCTACAGCTACTTTAATAATAGCCTCAATATCTAAATAAGGCTTTAAGGGCTCATTATCTTCACCTATTTGATAACATTCATCTGCCTTATAACGGTGTAAAGAATACCTATCTTCATAAGTATAAATACCAACAGTTTTTATTCCTACCTCAACGCAGGCTCTAAATACTCTAATAGCTATTTCTCCCCTGTTAGCTACTAGTACTTTTTGAATTTTCATTGTGCTTTGTGTTTGTTAATGTGTTTGTTAGCGTGTTTTATAAATTGCTCTCCAAATTTAGTTTTTAATTTACATTTTTATAAGTAAAATCGATATTTTACTTATAAAAAAACATTAATTTAACACATTATCAAAATAAGTGTAATAAAAAACTACTTTATCATTTTTTTATTAAATAATTATCAATTTAACAATTAAAATCAGATACTATTTTAACAATCTTCCCAAATTCTTTTTTACACAAAAAAAAGGAAGCTTGATTAAGCTTCCTTTTTAAATATTCTATCCTAGAACTTTTCTTTTTTCTCCAACTTCATCTATAAATGGTTGTTTATATAATCTGGTATTTAATGCTCTATAAATCGCATTAGAAACCGCACCTCCAGCCGGAGGTAACCCAGGCTCTCCCAATCCAGTTGGAGACAACTCATTTTGAACAAAATGCACTTCTACTTTTGGCGTTTCATTCATTCTTATTAAACGATAAGTATCGAAGTTTTTATTTGATGGTTTTCCATTTTCAAAAGTCAAATTTCCATACATAGCATGTCCAATTCCATCTATAACTCCTCCTTGAATTTGGTTAATTGCTCCTGTTGGGTTTACAATTATACCACAATCTACAGCTGCAACAACTTTAGTAACAACAGGCACACCATTTTTCAGCTCTACTTCTGCCAATTCTGCTACATGGGTATTATGGCTATAATAAGCCGAAAAACCTTGAAAAACACCTTCTTTAGACTTTCCCCAACCACCTTTTTCAGCAGCTAATTTAATCGTGTTCTCCATCCTTTCTCCAGAATACTCTATTTTTTCATCTGCATTATCTTTTACATTCTGCAATAGTTCAATTCTTAACTGAACTGGATCTTTCCCCATTTCTTGTGCTAATTCATCGAAAAAACTTTGTTCTGCAAATGCTAAAAAGTTAGTGTAAGGAGCCCTCCATGCACCTGTAGTAATATTACTTTTATAATTACCACTAGACACTTTATAATTTGAAATACACCCTGCAGGAAAAAAATGTGGAATTAATCCATACATATTACTGTTTATCGCTGCTTCTTTTAAATGATATCCAGTAATTTCTCCATCCTTTAAAGAAGCTGAAATTCTATATTTTATTGCTGGTCGATAAATACCATCTGTCATATCATCTTCTCTAGAAAAAATAACCTTTACAGGTTTTTTAGCCAAACTAGAAACTTCAGCAGCCTCTAAAGCAAAATCTCCATATAAGCGACGTCCAAATCCACCCCCCATTCTTGTCATTTCTAATTCAATTTCCTCTTCTTTTCTTTTTAGTAAATTAGCAACTCTTCCTGCCGTCCATTGTGGAGTTTGAATTGGCCCTACTAAATGTACTTTTTCATCAGTTACATCTGCATAAAAATTCATTGGTTCTAAACAATTATGGGGCAAAAAAGGAGAATGATAAGTTCTTTCTATTACTTTATCAGCCTCTGAAAAAGCTTTTTTAACATTCCCATCTTCTCTACGAACATCTAACTTTTCATTATCAAGAATTCCATTTAAAATCTTATCATGTTCTAAAGTGCTTTCTAACTCTCCAGCATCTTTCCAAACAGCTTTAATTGCTTTTTTTCCTTTCATTGCTGCCCAAGTATTTTTACCCAAAACTGCAACTTTATCACCAAACCTTAAAACTTCAAGTACTCCTGTTACTTTTTTTGCTTCACTGTCATCAAAACTTTCTAATTTTTGACCAAAAGCAGGTGGACGCAAAACTGATGCATATAACATATTTTCAGCTTTATAATCTAATCCGAAAAGTGGTTTCCCTGTTGTGATCTTATCTAAGTCTACATTTACAGCATCAGTACCTATAATTGTATATTCAGAAGGTTTCTTTAATTCTACTTTTTCAGGTACTTCCAATAGAGCTGCTTCTTTAACAACCTCTCCATAACCTATAGTTTCTCCTTTATCATTTGTAATAATTCCTTTAGATGCTTTACAAGTAGAAGAATCAACTCCCCACTTTGTAGCAGCTGCATTTATTAACATCTGTTTTGTAGTAGCTCCTGTTTGTCGTAAAGCATCCCAACCTTTACGTATAGATTGGCTCCCGCCTGCTACTTGGCGTGTATATTCCTTTTTATTATATTTTGCTTGAACTACATGTACTTTATCCCACTCAACATCTAATTCCTCTGCAATAATCATTGGCATTGATGTTTTTACACCCTGGCCTATTTCTGGATTAGGAGAATAGATTGTGACATAACCATTATCTGATATTTTTATAAATGCATTAAAGTCATTAAAATTTAGATTTTCTATATCAATAGAAGGCTTTACATTTGGTTTACACGCTGTAAATAAATTAAAGCCTATCATAATCCCTCCACTTGCTAAAGCAGATGTTCTTAAAAAATTCCTTCTACTAAATGTTAGTTTATTTTCTTTTGAGTTCATCTTGGTAGTATTTATGACATTTTTTCTGCTGCTATAGCAATTGCTTTTTCTATTCTATTGTAAGAAGCACACCTGCAAATATTTCCATGCATTGCTTCGCGAATTTCTTGTGTATTGGGGCTTGGGTTTTCTTTTAAAAAAGAAGCGGCTGTCATTATTTGACCTGCTTGACAATAACCACACTGAGGTACATCAACTTCTTTCCATGCATTTTGCAAAGGATGAGTTCCTTCTTTAGAAAGCCCTTCAATAGTTGTTATCTCTTCTTTATCTATAGCAGAAACTTGTAATTGACAACTTCTCATAGCTTTGCCATCAACATGAATTGTACAAGCGCCACATTGAGCTATTCCACAACCAAATTTGGTTCCTACCATATTTAATTCATCACGCAATATCCAGAGTAAAGGTGTATCAGAATCGGCTGTAACAGTAACCAATTCTTCATTAATTTTTAGAGTATAAGTTGGCATTTTTAAGTAGTTTTTGTTTCGTTGAGTGTAAGTTACAAAAAAATTGCTGTTTTATATTTAAATGCATAATTTTAAGAAAACTTTAATCTACTTATATAAATAATATCTTTTTTTACAAGAAGCTAGTACTATTATAAGTTATAAATTTGCAACTTACTTTTATTATCATGAGTTTAAACAAGCATTTATTTTATAATTATTTACAGGAACTTGGTTTTTCAATTAATACTTCTAAATACTTAAATCTATTTATTTTACTAATTTTATTTTTAATTGCTATTTATGTTATTGATATAATTACCAGAAAAGTATTTCAAAGTATTTCAGTTCGAATTGCTAAAACATCAAAAACAAATTTTGATGATATATTATTAGCTAACAAGCTTCCTACTAATATTGCACATCTTATTCCTGTCTTTTTAT belongs to Tenacibaculum sp. MAR_2010_89 and includes:
- a CDS encoding pyruvate carboxylase, with translation MKIQKVLVANRGEIAIRVFRACVEVGIKTVGIYTYEDRYSLHRYKADECYQIGEDNEPLKPYLDIEAIIKVAVENNVDAIHPGYGFLSENAEFAQKCEENGIIFIGPKVSVLKALGDKITAKEVAVANNVPIIQSSQEDLNSIDIALSEAKKIGYPIMLKAASGGGGRGMRVIRSDEELKKSFPEARRESLNAFGDDTVFLEKYVENPKHIEIQIVADTYGNIVHLYERDCSVQRRYQKVIEFAPSFGLTDKIKNDLYTYAIDICKAVNYNNIGTVEFLVDDDGSVYFIEVNPRIQVEHTVTEMVTNIDLVKTQLFIAGGYKLADKQIKIPSQESIVITGYALQCRVTTEDPANDFKPDYGTVSTYRSASGFGIRLDAGSIYQGVKISPFFDSMLVKVSARSRTLDGACRKMLRALVEFRVRGVKTNIAFLENILHHETFRKGEVTVNFIKNEPKLFEFKEPKNRANKLINFLGEVIVNGNPDVKKINKSHQFTVPKVPKFSKTENYAKGTKDLLTELGPEKFAQWLKNEKKIHFTDTTMRDAHQSLLATRMRTTDMLKVAEGYAKNHPEIFSMEVWGGATFDVCLRFLQENPWERLALLRKAMPNVLLQMLIRGSNGVGYTAYPDNLVEKFVEKSWETGVDVFRIFDSLNWMKSIEPCIKHVRNRTNGLAEASICYTGDILNPNKTKYDLKYYLQLAKDIENAGAHILGVKDMAGLLKPQAAYELISALKSEINIPIHLHTHDTSSVQSATYLKAIEAGVDVVDVALGGLSGLTSQPNFNSMVEMLRFNERENLLNTEKLSEYSNYWEAVRGYYYPFESGLKSGTGEVYEHEIPGGQYSNLKGQAIALGLEDKFTEVTKMYGEVNTMFGDIVKVTPSSKVVGDMAQYMISNDLTVKDVMERGDTISFPQSVISFFKGDLGQPVGGFPDKLQKIILKNEEPYTDRPNAHLEPIDFEKEFKDFKRQFGKGMGRELEITDFLSFKLYPKVFTDAYNNHLKFGNVMNIPTKNFLFGMEVGEEIMVDIESGKKVLISLMQKSEPDENGFINVFFKINGQMRNVSIKDNSVKVDKIENVKADAEDEKQIGAPLQGLLSTVLVKNGEEVKENQPLFIIEAMKMETTVTAISSGIIDKVLLEAGSLVDASDLVVKLK
- a CDS encoding molybdopterin cofactor-binding domain-containing protein, yielding MNSKENKLTFSRRNFLRTSALASGGIMIGFNLFTACKPNVKPSIDIENLNFNDFNAFIKISDNGYVTIYSPNPEIGQGVKTSMPMIIAEELDVEWDKVHVVQAKYNKKEYTRQVAGGSQSIRKGWDALRQTGATTKQMLINAAATKWGVDSSTCKASKGIITNDKGETIGYGEVVKEAALLEVPEKVELKKPSEYTIIGTDAVNVDLDKITTGKPLFGLDYKAENMLYASVLRPPAFGQKLESFDDSEAKKVTGVLEVLRFGDKVAVLGKNTWAAMKGKKAIKAVWKDAGELESTLEHDKILNGILDNEKLDVRREDGNVKKAFSEADKVIERTYHSPFLPHNCLEPMNFYADVTDEKVHLVGPIQTPQWTAGRVANLLKRKEEEIELEMTRMGGGFGRRLYGDFALEAAEVSSLAKKPVKVIFSREDDMTDGIYRPAIKYRISASLKDGEITGYHLKEAAINSNMYGLIPHFFPAGCISNYKVSSGNYKSNITTGAWRAPYTNFLAFAEQSFFDELAQEMGKDPVQLRIELLQNVKDNADEKIEYSGERMENTIKLAAEKGGWGKSKEGVFQGFSAYYSHNTHVAELAEVELKNGVPVVTKVVAAVDCGIIVNPTGAINQIQGGVIDGIGHAMYGNLTFENGKPSNKNFDTYRLIRMNETPKVEVHFVQNELSPTGLGEPGLPPAGGAVSNAIYRALNTRLYKQPFIDEVGEKRKVLG
- a CDS encoding (2Fe-2S)-binding protein, giving the protein MPTYTLKINEELVTVTADSDTPLLWILRDELNMVGTKFGCGIAQCGACTIHVDGKAMRSCQLQVSAIDKEEITTIEGLSKEGTHPLQNAWKEVDVPQCGYCQAGQIMTAASFLKENPSPNTQEIREAMHGNICRCASYNRIEKAIAIAAEKMS